From Bifidobacterium sp. ESL0790, one genomic window encodes:
- the argS gene encoding arginine--tRNA ligase, which translates to MNPEALSELISKTAHELVDAGAAGQLTADMIPSVDKLNVMRPKDRAHGDWASNIAMQLAKKAGMKPRDFAQAFADKLAGADGIASVEVAGPGFINITLDSASAAAVVDTVLEQGAKYGTNDHLGGKVLNLEFVSANPTGPLHIGGVRWAAIGDALGRVLEANGAKVIREYYFNDHGSQIDRFAKSLVAAAHNEPTPSDGYKGKYIDEIAQRVIDEAKADGVDVLSLPRESAGVDENGESLGEGDSEQREEFRSRGVSMMFTEIQDSLVNFRVHFDVWFHENSLYQNGAIEKYIDKLRQQGDIYEKDGATWFASTKHGDDKDRVIIKSNGEYTYFVADIAYYYNKRHRDGDPSIPADVAIYMLGADHHGYIGRLMAVCDAFGDTPGVNMQILIGQMVNVMKDGKAVRMSKRAGNVVTIEDLVDAVGVDAARYSLARTDYNTSIDVDLGLLASHTNENPVYYVQYAHARSCNVDRNAAAAKIDAANADMSLLDTEVDGEVIASLAQWPAIVAESADLRAPHKVAHYLEALAGSYHKWYNVERVVPMALTDAEEAKGEAEREALRIAKNPEPARAAARLKLNDAVQQVIASGLDMLGVTAPDKM; encoded by the coding sequence ATGAATCCAGAAGCCTTAAGTGAACTTATTTCGAAAACCGCCCATGAGCTGGTAGACGCAGGTGCCGCCGGCCAATTGACCGCGGACATGATCCCGTCCGTCGACAAGCTCAACGTCATGCGACCCAAGGACCGTGCCCATGGCGACTGGGCCTCCAACATCGCCATGCAGCTGGCGAAGAAGGCCGGCATGAAGCCGCGTGATTTCGCGCAGGCCTTCGCCGACAAGCTCGCGGGCGCCGATGGCATCGCCTCCGTCGAGGTCGCCGGGCCTGGCTTCATCAACATCACCCTTGACTCCGCCTCGGCCGCCGCCGTGGTCGACACCGTCCTCGAGCAGGGTGCGAAATACGGCACCAACGACCACCTCGGTGGCAAGGTGCTCAACCTCGAGTTCGTCTCCGCCAACCCCACCGGCCCGCTGCACATCGGCGGCGTGCGCTGGGCCGCGATCGGCGACGCGCTGGGCCGCGTGCTTGAGGCCAACGGCGCCAAGGTCATTCGTGAGTATTACTTCAACGACCACGGTTCGCAGATCGACCGCTTCGCCAAGTCGCTGGTTGCCGCCGCCCACAACGAGCCGACGCCTTCCGACGGCTACAAGGGCAAGTACATCGACGAGATCGCCCAGCGTGTGATCGACGAGGCCAAGGCCGACGGCGTCGACGTGTTGTCGCTTCCGCGCGAGAGCGCCGGCGTCGACGAGAACGGCGAGTCGCTCGGCGAGGGCGATTCCGAGCAGCGCGAGGAGTTCCGTTCGCGCGGTGTCTCCATGATGTTCACCGAGATTCAGGATTCGCTGGTCAACTTCCGTGTCCACTTCGACGTGTGGTTCCACGAGAACAGCCTCTACCAGAACGGCGCCATCGAGAAGTACATCGACAAGCTGCGCCAGCAGGGCGACATCTACGAGAAGGATGGCGCCACCTGGTTCGCCTCCACCAAGCATGGTGACGACAAGGACCGCGTCATCATCAAGTCCAACGGCGAATACACCTACTTCGTGGCGGATATCGCCTACTACTACAACAAGCGTCATCGTGACGGCGACCCCTCCATTCCGGCGGATGTCGCCATCTACATGCTCGGCGCCGACCACCACGGCTACATCGGCCGTCTGATGGCCGTGTGCGACGCGTTCGGCGACACCCCGGGCGTCAACATGCAGATTCTCATCGGCCAGATGGTCAACGTGATGAAGGATGGCAAGGCCGTGCGTATGTCGAAGCGCGCCGGCAACGTCGTGACCATCGAGGACCTGGTCGACGCGGTCGGCGTGGACGCCGCGCGTTATTCGCTCGCCCGCACCGACTACAACACCAGCATCGATGTGGACTTGGGCCTCCTGGCCTCCCACACCAACGAGAACCCGGTGTACTACGTGCAGTACGCGCACGCCCGCAGCTGCAACGTCGACCGCAACGCGGCCGCCGCCAAGATCGACGCCGCCAACGCCGACATGTCGTTGCTCGACACCGAGGTGGACGGCGAGGTCATCGCCTCGCTGGCCCAGTGGCCCGCGATTGTCGCCGAATCGGCCGACCTGCGTGCCCCGCACAAGGTCGCGCACTATCTTGAGGCCCTCGCTGGCTCGTACCACAAGTGGTACAACGTCGAGCGCGTGGTGCCCATGGCCCTCACCGACGCCGAGGAAGCCAAGGGCGAGGCCGAGCGTGAGGCCCTGCGCATCGCCAAGAACCCGGAACCGGCCCGCGCCGCCGCGCGTCTCAAGCTTAACGACGCCGTGCAGCAGGTCATCGCCTCCGGCCTCGACATGCTGGGCGTCACCGCTCCCGACAAGATGTGA
- a CDS encoding homoserine dehydrogenase, giving the protein MGQTEDFSQARRDDNGAKAGEGNTNPIRVGLLGAGTVGSQTARLLVEQGEELSQRIGRRLKITGIACRHPENVDFPWIDKSLLTEDTESVARNADIVVELIGGIEPARTLVLEALNNGSSVVTANKALLAKHGTELYRAAENNNVDLYFEAAVAGAIPLVRPLRESLAGDTVTSVIGILNGTTNYILDEMTTKGLDFDVALKDAQAKGYAEADPTGDIEGEDAANKAAIVATLAFHTPVSIDDVAVEGITKVTADDIAAAAAEHKVVKLLSVVENGENGVSARVYPALIPEGHPLASVHGSFNAAFVHAEAADDLMFYGPGAGGAPTASAVLGDIVTEARHIAGGSVGPQIPLYNNLPKAPLSASRAVFAVCFRICDRPGILAAISKKFADYGVSINGINQDLKPTPHNPGYSGELQILRLVTHLCDEITLRKCVDEVCQFSFVMDNPSILRVM; this is encoded by the coding sequence ATGGGGCAGACGGAGGATTTTTCTCAGGCGCGACGCGACGATAATGGCGCAAAAGCAGGCGAAGGCAACACAAATCCGATTCGCGTCGGCTTGTTGGGCGCTGGAACCGTCGGCTCGCAGACCGCACGGCTGTTGGTCGAGCAAGGTGAAGAGTTGTCGCAGCGCATCGGTCGTCGCTTGAAGATCACCGGCATCGCCTGCCGCCACCCCGAAAATGTCGATTTCCCGTGGATCGACAAGAGCCTGCTGACCGAAGACACCGAATCCGTCGCCCGAAACGCGGACATCGTCGTCGAGCTCATCGGCGGTATCGAGCCCGCACGCACGCTTGTGCTGGAGGCGCTCAACAACGGATCCTCCGTGGTCACGGCCAACAAGGCGCTGCTTGCCAAGCACGGCACCGAGCTTTATCGCGCGGCTGAGAACAACAACGTCGATCTCTACTTCGAGGCCGCCGTGGCCGGCGCGATTCCGCTGGTCCGCCCGTTGCGCGAGTCGCTGGCCGGCGACACCGTCACCAGCGTGATCGGCATTCTCAACGGCACCACCAACTACATCCTCGACGAGATGACCACCAAGGGCCTCGATTTCGACGTGGCGCTCAAGGACGCGCAGGCCAAGGGCTACGCCGAGGCCGACCCGACCGGCGACATCGAGGGCGAGGACGCGGCCAACAAGGCGGCGATCGTGGCCACCCTCGCGTTCCACACACCCGTGAGCATCGATGACGTCGCCGTCGAGGGCATCACCAAGGTCACCGCCGACGACATCGCGGCGGCCGCGGCCGAGCACAAGGTGGTCAAGCTGCTTTCCGTGGTCGAGAACGGCGAGAACGGCGTCTCCGCGCGCGTCTACCCGGCGCTGATTCCCGAGGGGCATCCGCTGGCGAGCGTGCACGGCAGCTTCAACGCCGCGTTCGTGCACGCGGAAGCCGCCGATGACCTGATGTTCTACGGTCCTGGTGCCGGTGGCGCGCCCACCGCCTCGGCCGTGCTGGGCGACATCGTCACCGAGGCCCGCCATATCGCCGGTGGCTCCGTCGGCCCGCAGATTCCGCTTTACAACAATCTGCCCAAGGCCCCGCTGAGCGCCTCGCGCGCCGTGTTCGCCGTGTGCTTCCGCATCTGCGACAGGCCCGGCATCCTCGCGGCGATCTCGAAGAAGTTCGCGGACTACGGCGTCTCGATCAACGGCATCAACCAAGACCTCAAGCCCACGCCGCACAACCCGGGCTATTCGGGCGAGCTGCAGATTCTGCGCTTGGTCACCCATCTGTGCGACGAGATCACGTTGCGCAAGTGCGTCGACGAGGTCTGCCAGTTCAGCTTCGTGATGGACAACCCCTCGATTCTCCGTGTGATGTGA
- a CDS encoding diaminopimelate decarboxylase, whose product MGITSIWPEATAFNDKGELTFHGHSASSLLGEFGSPLYLIDTDEVRARAKRFVRSAADAFNTNTTHVSFAGKAFLSKEVVRIVTEAGMSIDTCSMGEIRIALAAGVPGRRLVLHGNNKSDEEIELAIREGFAKIVVDSPDEPERIAAIAHRLGKRAKVMVRVTSGIHAGGHEYISTAHEDQKFGVPLLPAGVRPGILDILGKLGNADTNGDSVDASSASAETSDESKLDYSVKYPYDISHVKVSDEERELAEAMNAVADGPALAVLKDIYHRQEDLELVGIHSHIGSQIHDANSFIEAARRMMLLRKTFYATDAYTMPEVDLGGGYSVGYTDAEDSMDIDAELGRLSDAVATINKALGMPAPVISFEPGRWIVAPAGVTLYRVGTVKHIALPEGTKDEAGNPISERTYVSVDGGMSDNIRPALYGADYTALLANRDRGGDIDGEGKMADGTETILARVVGKHCESGDIIVRECLLPSDVHRGDILAVPVTGAYGRTMASNYNQALIPAVVAVSEQDAHVMMRRQTINDLLALDVS is encoded by the coding sequence ATGGGTATCACTTCGATTTGGCCGGAGGCGACGGCCTTCAACGACAAGGGCGAACTGACGTTCCATGGGCACAGCGCGTCCTCGTTGCTGGGCGAGTTCGGCTCGCCGCTCTACCTGATCGATACCGATGAGGTGCGTGCGCGCGCGAAACGCTTTGTCCGTTCCGCGGCCGACGCCTTCAACACCAACACCACCCACGTGAGCTTCGCAGGCAAGGCGTTCCTCTCCAAGGAGGTCGTGCGCATCGTCACCGAAGCAGGCATGTCAATCGACACCTGCTCGATGGGCGAGATTCGCATCGCGCTCGCCGCCGGGGTGCCGGGGCGCAGGCTGGTGCTGCACGGCAACAACAAGTCCGACGAGGAGATCGAGCTGGCCATCCGCGAGGGATTCGCCAAGATCGTGGTCGACTCGCCCGATGAGCCAGAGCGTATAGCAGCCATCGCGCATCGTCTCGGCAAGCGCGCCAAGGTGATGGTCCGCGTCACCTCCGGCATCCACGCCGGCGGCCACGAATACATCTCCACGGCGCACGAGGACCAGAAATTCGGCGTGCCGCTGCTCCCTGCGGGCGTAAGGCCGGGAATCCTTGATATTCTGGGCAAGCTCGGCAATGCCGATACCAATGGCGATTCCGTGGACGCGTCTTCCGCTTCAGCAGAGACTTCGGACGAATCTAAACTTGATTACTCCGTCAAATATCCCTATGACATCAGCCATGTCAAGGTTTCCGATGAGGAACGTGAACTGGCCGAGGCCATGAACGCCGTGGCGGACGGGCCGGCGCTCGCGGTGCTCAAAGACATCTATCATCGTCAGGAAGACCTGGAGCTGGTCGGCATCCACTCGCATATCGGCTCGCAGATCCATGACGCCAACTCCTTCATCGAGGCCGCGCGGCGCATGATGCTCCTGCGCAAGACCTTCTATGCCACCGACGCCTACACGATGCCCGAGGTCGATCTGGGTGGCGGCTATTCCGTGGGTTATACCGATGCCGAGGATTCCATGGACATCGATGCAGAGCTCGGCCGCCTGTCCGATGCCGTCGCCACCATCAACAAGGCGCTGGGCATGCCCGCGCCGGTCATCTCCTTCGAGCCCGGCCGCTGGATCGTCGCCCCTGCGGGCGTCACGCTTTACCGGGTCGGCACGGTCAAGCACATCGCGCTGCCCGAAGGTACCAAAGACGAGGCCGGCAACCCCATCTCGGAGCGCACCTACGTTTCGGTCGATGGCGGCATGAGCGACAACATCCGCCCGGCGCTCTACGGCGCGGACTACACGGCGCTGCTCGCCAACCGCGACCGTGGCGGCGACATCGATGGCGAGGGCAAGATGGCCGACGGCACCGAGACCATACTCGCCCGCGTGGTCGGCAAGCACTGCGAATCCGGCGACATCATCGTGCGCGAATGCCTTCTGCCGAGCGACGTTCATCGTGGCGACATCCTCGCCGTCCCGGTCACCGGCGCCTACGGCCGCACCATGGCCAGCAACTACAACCAGGCGTTGATTCCGGCGGTGGTAGCCGTCAGCGAGCAGGATGCCCATGTGATGATGCGCCGCCAGACCATCAACGACCTCCTCGCCCTGGACGTCAGCTGA
- a CDS encoding GNAT family N-acetyltransferase yields the protein MVDESIRFTDDKCFTQDQAERLFLSVGWVSAKYPEQLYKALMGSSTVFSAWDGDRLVGLARVLDDTSMMAYMHYVLVDPEYQGRGIAGHMVEMVKRRYADYFYIEVMPEESKNASFYEQHGFKIMQDGVAMQICKG from the coding sequence ATGGTAGACGAAAGCATCAGGTTCACGGACGACAAATGTTTCACACAGGATCAGGCCGAGCGTCTTTTCCTTTCCGTCGGCTGGGTTTCCGCAAAATATCCCGAACAACTGTATAAGGCCCTGATGGGTTCCTCGACGGTCTTTTCCGCGTGGGACGGCGACCGGCTTGTCGGGTTGGCGCGTGTGCTGGACGACACCTCGATGATGGCTTATATGCATTACGTCTTGGTCGACCCCGAATATCAGGGGCGGGGAATCGCCGGTCATATGGTCGAGATGGTCAAGCGGCGTTATGCCGATTACTTCTACATCGAGGTCATGCCCGAAGAAAGCAAGAACGCGTCATTCTACGAGCAGCATGGGTTCAAGATCATGCAGGATGGCGTCGCCATGCAGATTTGCAAGGGTTGA
- a CDS encoding tetratricopeptide repeat protein, giving the protein MAENKPQANPGISLAGAVDLSALKHQVKAEPGQAGGAPAAGGYVIDVTEATFQAVLQTSATYPVLLLLWIPTDDRLFPMARELAEAVNGLKGKMQLARIDINEAPEIAQALQIKGAPALFALIGGRPMPILQGLPGDEEMKQIVDELLPQIVQLAQQSGVTGEAPYSGDPDADGAGDGDAAASAVPPEHQEAHQLAANGDYAGAAEAYAKVLEANPNDTLAARERSKALLLGRSDDVDVRDARKAAADKPDDVEAQLTVADVDMIGGQIDDAFSRLLDYLAAGHKADIEPVRKRLLEYFTIPEPDDPRLKSARRRLSTLMY; this is encoded by the coding sequence ATGGCAGAGAACAAGCCGCAGGCGAATCCGGGTATCTCATTGGCGGGCGCGGTCGATCTGAGCGCGTTGAAGCACCAGGTCAAGGCCGAGCCGGGGCAGGCAGGTGGCGCGCCGGCCGCTGGTGGTTACGTCATCGACGTCACCGAGGCGACGTTCCAGGCCGTGTTGCAGACTTCGGCCACCTATCCGGTCTTGCTGTTGCTCTGGATTCCCACCGACGACAGGCTTTTCCCAATGGCGCGCGAGTTGGCCGAGGCGGTCAACGGGCTCAAGGGCAAGATGCAGCTCGCCCGCATCGACATCAACGAGGCGCCCGAGATCGCGCAGGCGTTGCAGATCAAGGGCGCTCCGGCGCTGTTTGCGCTGATCGGCGGGCGGCCGATGCCGATTCTGCAAGGGTTGCCGGGCGATGAGGAGATGAAGCAGATCGTCGACGAGCTCCTGCCGCAGATCGTGCAGTTGGCGCAGCAGTCGGGTGTGACCGGCGAAGCGCCGTATTCCGGCGATCCCGACGCGGATGGTGCTGGTGACGGTGACGCCGCCGCTTCCGCCGTGCCTCCAGAGCATCAGGAGGCCCACCAGCTCGCCGCCAATGGTGACTACGCCGGTGCCGCCGAGGCCTACGCCAAGGTGCTTGAGGCGAATCCCAACGACACGTTGGCCGCCCGCGAGCGTTCGAAAGCGCTGCTGCTGGGCCGTTCCGACGATGTGGACGTGCGTGACGCGCGCAAGGCCGCCGCCGACAAGCCCGATGACGTGGAGGCGCAGCTCACCGTCGCCGATGTCGACATGATTGGCGGGCAGATCGACGACGCCTTCTCGCGCCTGCTGGATTACCTGGCGGCTGGCCATAAGGCCGACATCGAGCCGGTTCGCAAGCGTCTGCTTGAGTACTTCACCATCCCCGAGCCCGATGACCCGCGCCTCAAGTCCGCCCGTCGTCGCCTCTCCACGCTGATGTACTGA